One Campylobacter lari DNA segment encodes these proteins:
- the groES gene encoding co-chaperone GroES: MNFQPLGKRILVKRLEEMKTTASGIIIPDNAKEKPLNGEVVAVSKEIEDVKVNDKVMFAKYGGTEIKLDNEEYLVLNIEDVLGIIK; encoded by the coding sequence ATGAATTTTCAACCTCTAGGAAAGCGTATTTTAGTAAAACGCTTAGAAGAAATGAAAACTACTGCTTCTGGGATTATTATACCAGATAATGCTAAAGAAAAACCATTAAATGGTGAAGTTGTTGCAGTAAGCAAAGAAATAGAAGATGTTAAGGTAAATGATAAAGTAATGTTTGCAAAATATGGCGGAACTGAAATAAAACTTGATAATGAAGAGTATTTAGTTCTTAATATTGAAGATGTTTTAGGGATTATTAAATAA
- a CDS encoding AsmA family protein has protein sequence MKKILYILLGIVCVVLLTIYTLLFTSMGNAFLKPRIETIIAQKSGMIVKFENFKISFSQLDIKANIDEKFFANIEGGISPLRLGFDLNYLLGLKQNYIQELGLKSDKDFTFKGNVVGKSSDFSVKGSGFLFDSNLSLDAKIVDFSPINLEFIGKNIDLAQILDFANLPRYAQGKISIISDIQAKDLKPNGNTLINFYTSSINNTLIEKDFNLSLPKQSYIKGEIRSLIQNNEVISKSEILSNFFKLYTQKSIYDIVKQSLTSDFDIKIDDFNQFSSLAKMKLQGKSQIQGNLLFANNQLQKLDANLLGFGGNLKAILENNNLNINTTNIEVAELLKTISMPAFINSKLILDLKAQGLDFKNFNLNTRLNNANINVVEFKKLSNLDFPKTTFNLQAKANAKNSLIDYEALLDSNIAKIPQLKGSYNLTNKDLNAQISAFVDNLNKLKPLTKQDLNGPLNLDAKVNLKANQIQNLDANIKIMQGLISAKSNGKSLQAKVDNIKLEQLFPLIGQKVLAFGDINADIDLKTLDFNNINGDFKAIINSSFNEIELSKLLEKKFPKNTSAKINLDGKISKSIIDFNAKALSSFANINSLKGKFDLNQMALASTYNISLQDFSKLGFLVDRNLKGKADFEGKFDFKNALIDASINSKNIFNGSLDATLKNNIFNAKMQNTDLSNLAQSLDLPDYYQAKSNLSIDYNLLKESGVVLMNLADGQLKKNLITSALMLLLQKDITQDVYRNGEAKININKNLIDLNLNLVADRSNINISKGKVDTKSTKLNIPFNIIIDRANFKGIIKGTTQDPKVSLDTKSVVNSIVNTIGGNASDGAKNTGKKVDQAIDKIFNKLF, from the coding sequence ATGAAAAAAATTCTTTACATTCTTTTAGGTATAGTATGTGTAGTATTGCTAACCATATATACATTATTATTTACAAGTATGGGTAATGCTTTTTTAAAGCCAAGAATCGAAACGATTATTGCTCAAAAAAGCGGTATGATTGTTAAATTTGAAAATTTTAAAATTAGTTTTTCACAACTTGACATTAAAGCAAATATTGATGAAAAATTTTTTGCTAATATAGAAGGTGGTATATCACCTTTAAGACTAGGATTTGATTTAAATTATCTTTTAGGACTTAAACAAAATTATATTCAAGAACTTGGTTTAAAAAGCGATAAAGATTTTACATTTAAGGGTAATGTTGTAGGTAAAAGTAGTGATTTTTCAGTAAAAGGCAGTGGATTTTTATTTGATTCTAATCTTAGCTTAGATGCAAAAATCGTTGATTTTTCTCCTATAAATCTTGAATTTATTGGCAAAAATATAGATTTAGCCCAAATTTTAGATTTTGCCAATCTACCAAGATATGCTCAAGGAAAAATTAGTATTATAAGTGATATACAAGCTAAAGATTTAAAACCAAATGGCAATACTTTGATTAATTTTTACACAAGTTCTATCAATAATACTCTCATTGAAAAAGATTTTAATCTAAGCTTACCAAAACAAAGCTATATAAAAGGTGAAATAAGATCTTTGATCCAAAACAATGAAGTTATATCTAAAAGTGAAATTTTAAGCAATTTTTTTAAACTTTATACACAAAAAAGTATTTATGATATAGTAAAACAAAGCTTAACTAGTGATTTTGACATCAAAATAGATGATTTTAATCAATTTTCATCTTTAGCTAAAATGAAACTCCAAGGTAAAAGTCAAATTCAAGGTAATTTGCTTTTTGCAAACAATCAATTACAAAAATTAGATGCTAACTTGCTGGGATTTGGTGGTAACTTAAAAGCTATTTTAGAAAATAATAATCTTAACATCAACACAACCAATATAGAAGTAGCAGAGCTTTTAAAGACTATCTCTATGCCTGCTTTTATTAATTCTAAATTAATTTTAGATTTAAAAGCGCAAGGACTTGATTTTAAAAATTTCAATCTAAATACTAGGCTAAACAATGCAAATATAAATGTTGTAGAATTTAAAAAACTAAGCAATCTTGATTTTCCAAAAACAACTTTTAATCTACAAGCTAAAGCAAATGCGAAAAATTCTTTGATTGATTATGAAGCTTTGCTTGATTCAAACATAGCAAAAATACCTCAGCTAAAAGGCTCATATAATCTTACAAATAAAGATTTAAATGCACAAATTAGTGCTTTTGTAGATAATCTTAACAAATTAAAACCTTTAACCAAACAAGATCTCAATGGACCGTTAAATTTAGATGCCAAAGTTAATCTTAAGGCAAATCAAATTCAAAATCTTGATGCAAATATTAAAATCATGCAAGGGCTTATCAGTGCAAAATCTAATGGAAAAAGTTTACAAGCGAAAGTTGATAATATAAAATTAGAACAACTTTTCCCTTTAATAGGACAAAAAGTTTTAGCATTTGGTGATATAAATGCTGATATTGATTTAAAAACACTTGATTTTAACAATATTAATGGTGATTTTAAAGCCATTATTAATTCTTCTTTTAATGAAATAGAATTATCCAAGCTTTTAGAGAAAAAATTTCCAAAGAATACTTCAGCAAAAATCAATCTTGATGGAAAAATTTCTAAATCAATCATTGATTTTAACGCTAAAGCTCTAAGTTCATTTGCAAATATTAATTCATTAAAAGGAAAATTTGATCTTAATCAAATGGCTCTAGCAAGCACTTATAATATATCATTGCAAGATTTTTCTAAGCTAGGATTTTTAGTCGATAGAAACTTAAAAGGCAAGGCTGATTTTGAAGGAAAATTTGATTTTAAAAATGCTTTAATAGATGCAAGCATTAATAGCAAAAATATATTTAATGGCTCATTAGATGCCACTTTAAAAAATAATATTTTTAACGCTAAAATGCAAAATACTGATCTTTCAAATTTAGCTCAAAGTTTAGATTTACCTGACTATTATCAAGCAAAATCAAATTTAAGTATTGACTATAATCTTTTAAAAGAAAGTGGTGTGGTGCTAATGAACTTAGCCGATGGACAACTTAAGAAAAACCTCATCACAAGTGCTTTAATGCTACTTTTACAAAAAGATATCACGCAAGATGTATATCGCAACGGTGAAGCTAAAATAAATATCAATAAAAATCTTATAGATTTAAATTTAAACCTAGTGGCCGATAGAAGTAACATAAACATCAGTAAAGGCAAAGTTGATACAAAAAGCACTAAATTAAACATTCCTTTTAATATCATTATTGATAGAGCAAATTTCAAAGGCATTATAAAAGGAACAACACAAGATCCTAAAGTAAGTCTTGATACAAAAAGTGTGGTAAATTCTATTGTTAATACAATAGGCGGAAATGCTAGTGATGGTGCTAAAAATACGGGTAAAAAAGTAGATCAAGCAATAGATAAAATCTTTAACAAACTCTTCTAA
- the hpf gene encoding ribosome hibernation-promoting factor, HPF/YfiA family yields the protein MNTSIVGKQFELTESIKEYVEKSFDALSKYGLDVISARCVISADERHGKKGFWAEFSINLAGINTVVVKQKDKDLYAAIDLAIDRISKVLRRLHDKNITHKHQDEIKENLVLPSVIEEDEIVPMELELYKPLEIEEALEKLKASKDIFLVFNDIDAKMRVLYKKKDGKFGLF from the coding sequence ATGAATACAAGTATAGTTGGAAAGCAATTTGAGCTAACTGAGTCTATAAAAGAGTATGTGGAAAAAAGCTTTGATGCTTTAAGTAAATATGGCTTAGATGTGATTTCTGCACGTTGTGTTATAAGTGCTGATGAAAGGCATGGAAAGAAAGGATTTTGGGCAGAATTTAGCATTAACTTAGCTGGTATTAATACAGTGGTTGTAAAGCAAAAAGATAAAGACTTATATGCTGCTATAGATTTAGCTATTGATAGAATTTCTAAGGTTTTAAGAAGATTGCATGATAAAAATATCACCCATAAGCATCAAGATGAGATAAAAGAAAATTTAGTATTGCCAAGTGTGATTGAAGAAGATGAGATAGTTCCAATGGAGCTTGAACTATATAAACCTTTAGAAATTGAAGAAGCATTAGAAAAGCTAAAAGCAAGTAAAGATATATTTTTAGTTTTTAATGACATAGATGCAAAAATGAGAGTGTTATATAAGAAAAAAGATGGTAAATTTGGTTTATTTTAA
- a CDS encoding 3-methyladenine DNA glycosylase: protein MSGYEIFKALVNANINYNDFEWLENNTLSEFEILISVVLTQNTNWKNVLKALINLKQANITNIEDLSKLSTQDLALLIKPSGFYNTKAKYIKNFAQKYFQDFNSFELFKEEVDREWLLSIKGLGQESADGILNYICKKEVLVVDAYSAKIANYLGYECQSYDELADFFKKDIVKNQQELCVLLKKECKLYELYQIFHALIVSFCKMHFQGKKLSADGALILDPLKF, encoded by the coding sequence ATGAGCGGATATGAAATTTTTAAAGCTTTAGTTAATGCAAATATCAACTATAACGATTTTGAGTGGCTAGAAAATAATACTTTAAGCGAGTTTGAAATTTTAATTTCTGTGGTTTTAACCCAAAATACAAACTGGAAAAATGTGTTAAAAGCTTTGATAAATTTAAAACAAGCAAATATTACTAATATAGAAGATTTATCAAAGTTAAGCACTCAAGATTTAGCGCTTTTAATAAAGCCAAGTGGATTTTATAATACCAAAGCAAAATATATTAAAAATTTCGCTCAAAAATATTTCCAAGATTTTAATTCTTTTGAACTTTTTAAAGAAGAAGTAGATAGAGAATGGCTTTTGAGTATTAAAGGTTTGGGTCAAGAAAGTGCAGATGGAATTTTAAATTATATATGTAAAAAAGAAGTTTTAGTAGTTGATGCTTATAGTGCAAAAATAGCTAATTATTTAGGTTATGAGTGTCAAAGTTATGATGAGTTGGCAGATTTTTTTAAAAAAGACATAGTTAAAAATCAACAAGAATTGTGTGTTTTACTAAAAAAAGAATGTAAATTATACGAGCTTTATCAAATTTTTCATGCTTTAATTGTTTCTTTTTGTAAAATGCATTTTCAAGGCAAAAAACTTTCAGCAGATGGTGCGCTTATTTTAGATCCTTTAAAATTTTAA